A section of the Clostridium felsineum DSM 794 genome encodes:
- a CDS encoding lysine 5,6-aminomutase subunit alpha codes for MKSKLNLDFQTVKKAREAAHNIAVDVQNFIDKHTTVSVERTVCRLMGIDGVNEEGIPLPNIVVENIKQGNGLSKGAAYYLSNAMLQTELSIQEIANEVSKGTIDLTEYTSKDIFLTIDNAINTAAKTVETIKKNREKRKEFLSAYGDKTGPLLYVIVATGNIYEDITQAVAAAKQGADIIAVIRTTGQSLLDYVPYGATTEGFGGTYATQENFKLMRKALDDVGSELHRYIRLCNYCSGLCMPEIAAMGALERLDVMLNDALYGILFRDINMKRTLIDQYFSRVINGYAGVIINTGEDNYLTTADAYEEAHTVLSSQFINEQFALMAGLKEEQMGLGHAFEMNPDLENGFVYELAQAQMAREIFDKAPLKYMPPTKYMTGNIFKGHVQDTLFNVVTVLTNQRIHLLGMLTEAIHTPFMSDRALAIENASYIANTMKSLGDEIEFKKDGIIQKRADFVLKNAYKLLKNIERDGMFNTLEKGAFAGIKRNRTMGKGLDGVVEKDIEYFNPFLDLMKGE; via the coding sequence ATGAAGAGTAAACTTAATCTTGATTTTCAAACTGTAAAAAAAGCAAGAGAAGCTGCTCATAATATAGCAGTAGATGTTCAAAATTTTATAGATAAACATACAACTGTTTCAGTAGAAAGAACTGTATGTAGACTTATGGGAATAGATGGTGTTAATGAGGAAGGAATTCCTCTCCCAAATATTGTAGTAGAAAATATAAAACAAGGTAATGGACTCAGCAAAGGTGCTGCTTACTATTTAAGTAATGCAATGCTTCAAACTGAACTTTCCATTCAAGAAATAGCTAATGAAGTTTCAAAAGGCACGATAGACCTTACAGAATATACTTCAAAGGACATCTTCTTAACTATAGATAATGCAATAAATACGGCTGCCAAAACTGTAGAGACCATAAAAAAAAATAGAGAAAAAAGAAAAGAGTTTTTAAGTGCTTACGGTGATAAAACAGGACCTCTCCTTTATGTAATAGTTGCAACTGGAAATATATATGAAGATATAACTCAAGCAGTCGCAGCTGCAAAACAAGGTGCAGACATAATTGCTGTTATAAGAACTACAGGACAAAGCCTTTTAGATTATGTACCTTATGGTGCTACAACGGAAGGCTTTGGGGGAACCTATGCTACTCAAGAAAACTTTAAGCTTATGAGAAAAGCACTAGATGATGTTGGCTCTGAGCTTCATAGGTATATAAGACTATGTAATTATTGTTCAGGCTTATGTATGCCTGAAATTGCAGCAATGGGAGCACTTGAAAGATTAGATGTAATGCTTAATGATGCTCTATATGGAATACTTTTTAGAGATATCAACATGAAACGAACTCTTATTGATCAATATTTTTCAAGAGTTATCAATGGTTATGCTGGAGTTATTATAAATACCGGTGAAGACAACTACCTAACTACAGCAGATGCTTATGAAGAGGCTCATACAGTACTATCTTCACAATTTATAAACGAGCAATTTGCACTTATGGCAGGCTTAAAAGAAGAACAAATGGGGCTAGGACATGCTTTTGAGATGAATCCAGATTTAGAGAATGGTTTTGTATATGAACTTGCTCAGGCGCAAATGGCAAGAGAAATTTTTGATAAAGCGCCGCTTAAATACATGCCACCAACAAAATATATGACAGGAAATATATTTAAAGGTCATGTTCAAGACACCTTGTTCAATGTAGTAACGGTTCTTACAAATCAAAGAATTCATCTTTTAGGTATGCTTACGGAAGCTATTCACACTCCCTTTATGTCTGACAGAGCTCTTGCTATTGAAAACGCATCTTATATAGCAAACACTATGAAATCTCTAGGTGATGAAATAGAGTTTAAAAAAGACGGAATCATACAAAAGAGAGCTGATTTTGTACTAAAAAATGCCTACAAACTCTTAAAGAACATCGAAAGAGACGGTATGTTCAATACTCTTGAAAAAGGAGCTTTTGCAGGTATAAAAAGAAATAGAACTATGGGAAAAGGTCTTGATGGTGTAGTAGAAAAAGACATAGAATATTTCAATCCATTTTTAGACTTAATGAAAGGAGAATAG
- a CDS encoding hotdog domain-containing protein, whose amino-acid sequence MEEVTIRLRMSFSDAHYGGNLVDGARMLALFGDVATELLIRHDGDEGLFRAYESIDFLAPVYAGDYIEATGRITQTGNTSRKMEFEAKKVVAQRSDIRESAADALDKPVIVCKAVGTCIVPKDKQRK is encoded by the coding sequence ATGGAAGAAGTGACCATAAGACTTAGAATGAGTTTTAGTGATGCTCATTATGGAGGAAATCTTGTTGATGGTGCTAGAATGCTGGCTCTATTTGGCGATGTAGCAACAGAATTGTTAATTCGTCATGATGGTGATGAAGGCTTATTTAGAGCTTATGAAAGTATTGATTTTTTAGCTCCTGTCTATGCTGGAGATTATATAGAAGCTACAGGTAGAATTACCCAGACTGGTAATACTTCAAGAAAAATGGAGTTTGAAGCAAAAAAGGTAGTAGCTCAAAGAAGTGATATAAGGGAATCTGCAGCTGACGCTTTAGATAAACCAGTAATTGTTTGCAAAGCCGTTGGTACTTGTATAGTTCCAAAGGATAAACAAAGAAAATAG
- a CDS encoding MutS-related protein, with product MIFLDETTRKKIGFDFVLDKLFIGSVFGKYQFSKLHMLTNNYELLREYENIESCSLIIKDSKCFNELQSLLMRFKDIRNTFKRLKNEEVLDQIELFEIKNYTILISELKQSLKNNNLKLNSISFNDFNEIYTLLNKGNTRTLSFAIYDDYSPKLSSLRKAKRNVEKLIYKEKDSEKRKKLLKNRADITYAEKEEEFIIRKTLSLEISKYADMLLENSFNVGKLDITIAKAKYAIEYCLSKPILTDKIKIKKGFNPMVKEKVAQAGGIFQPIDIDLSFGTTVITGANMGGKTVVLSIVALNYILAYMGFYVFAEKFEFVPLDFMYFLSEDAESLRNGLSTFGGEVMKLKQILKDIKKKHGLILLDEFARGTNPEEGSKITKGLVKYLGNFASISLISTHYNGVSNISNSHYQVKGLSNFDFNSIDKIEKDTDFFNLINKYMDYSLEKVTGSAPIPKDAMNILRLMGIDTEIIEMGEKDEE from the coding sequence ATGATTTTTTTAGATGAAACTACTCGAAAAAAAATAGGTTTTGATTTTGTCCTGGATAAGCTCTTCATAGGAAGTGTTTTTGGTAAATACCAATTTTCAAAGCTTCATATGCTAACAAATAATTATGAACTTTTAAGAGAATATGAAAATATTGAAAGCTGTAGTCTAATCATTAAAGATAGTAAATGTTTTAATGAGTTGCAAAGTTTACTTATGAGGTTCAAAGACATAAGAAATACCTTTAAGCGCCTTAAAAACGAAGAAGTATTAGACCAAATTGAACTTTTTGAAATTAAAAATTACACAATACTAATCTCAGAATTAAAGCAGAGCTTAAAAAATAACAACTTAAAACTTAACAGCATATCTTTTAATGACTTTAATGAAATTTATACTCTTTTAAATAAAGGTAACACCAGAACTTTGAGCTTTGCAATTTATGATGATTACTCTCCTAAACTTTCAAGCTTAAGAAAAGCTAAAAGAAATGTGGAGAAACTTATTTATAAAGAAAAAGATAGTGAAAAACGAAAGAAACTTTTAAAAAATAGAGCTGATATAACTTATGCTGAAAAGGAAGAAGAATTTATAATAAGAAAAACTTTAAGTCTTGAAATATCAAAATATGCAGATATGCTTTTAGAAAATAGTTTTAATGTTGGAAAACTAGATATTACAATTGCAAAGGCAAAATATGCCATTGAGTATTGTCTTTCAAAACCAATACTCACAGATAAAATTAAAATTAAAAAAGGCTTTAATCCTATGGTAAAAGAAAAAGTTGCGCAAGCTGGAGGGATTTTTCAACCTATTGATATAGACCTTTCATTCGGAACTACAGTTATTACAGGTGCCAATATGGGTGGAAAAACCGTAGTTCTCAGTATAGTTGCATTGAATTATATATTAGCTTACATGGGTTTTTATGTATTTGCAGAGAAATTTGAATTTGTTCCCTTAGACTTTATGTACTTTCTAAGTGAAGATGCAGAGTCTCTTCGAAACGGTTTAAGTACCTTCGGTGGTGAAGTAATGAAATTAAAACAAATTCTAAAGGATATAAAGAAAAAGCATGGTCTTATACTTCTTGATGAATTTGCTAGAGGCACTAATCCAGAAGAAGGTAGCAAAATTACTAAAGGTCTTGTAAAATATTTAGGGAATTTTGCTTCAATTAGTTTAATATCTACCCACTATAATGGTGTATCAAATATTTCAAATAGTCACTATCAAGTTAAGGGTCTTTCAAATTTTGATTTTAATTCAATAGATAAAATTGAAAAAGATACAGATTTTTTTAATCTTATAAATAAATATATGGATTATTCTTTAGAAAAAGTTACTGGAAGTGCACCTATTCCAAAAGATGCTATGAACATATTACGGCTTATGGGAATAGACACAGAAATTATTGAGATGGGGGAAAAAGATGAAGAGTAA
- a CDS encoding L-erythro-3,5-diaminohexanoate dehydrogenase, with protein sequence MNLKGSKYGIHRVIEPKGILPQGAKKISNDMNIYDNEILINVKALNIDSASFTQIEKEQNGDIEKIKNKILTIVNEKGKMQNPVTGSGGMLIGTVEKIGSDLVPSNNLKVEDKIATLVSLSLTPLRIDKITKIHKEIDRVEIEGKAILFESGIYVKLPDDLTENLALAVLDVAGAPAQTSKMVKSGDSVLILGAFGKSGTLCCYEAKKRVGPTGRVVGLVALQKDKEELIKTGFCDEVIVANAVNPTEVLEKALNANNGSEYDISINCVNVENTEMSTILPVKDEGTAYFFSMATSFTKAALGAEGVSKDVSLYIGNGYTKGHAEIAINELRESKVLREIFEKRYA encoded by the coding sequence ATCAATTTGAAAGGATCAAAATATGGAATACACAGAGTTATAGAACCAAAAGGAATACTTCCACAAGGCGCAAAAAAAATTTCAAATGATATGAATATATACGACAATGAAATTTTGATAAATGTCAAAGCTCTCAATATAGATTCCGCAAGCTTTACTCAAATAGAAAAAGAACAAAATGGAGATATAGAAAAAATCAAAAATAAAATTCTCACAATAGTCAATGAAAAAGGAAAAATGCAAAATCCAGTAACAGGTTCAGGTGGAATGTTAATTGGAACTGTAGAAAAAATAGGGTCTGATCTTGTACCTTCAAATAACCTAAAAGTTGAAGATAAAATTGCTACCTTGGTATCACTTTCTTTAACACCTCTTAGAATAGATAAAATTACTAAAATCCATAAAGAAATTGATCGAGTAGAAATTGAAGGCAAAGCAATATTATTTGAAAGTGGTATATATGTAAAGCTCCCAGATGACTTAACTGAAAATCTTGCACTTGCAGTTTTAGATGTAGCAGGCGCCCCAGCTCAAACTTCAAAAATGGTAAAAAGCGGAGATAGTGTTCTTATATTAGGTGCCTTTGGAAAATCAGGTACACTGTGCTGTTATGAAGCCAAAAAAAGAGTTGGACCTACCGGACGTGTAGTAGGCCTTGTAGCACTTCAAAAAGATAAGGAAGAACTTATAAAAACAGGCTTTTGTGACGAAGTGATTGTGGCCAATGCAGTTAATCCTACGGAGGTTTTAGAAAAAGCACTTAACGCTAATAATGGCAGCGAATATGATATATCAATTAATTGTGTAAATGTTGAAAATACAGAAATGTCTACAATACTTCCCGTAAAGGATGAGGGTACTGCTTACTTTTTTTCCATGGCAACGAGCTTTACTAAGGCTGCACTTGGAGCAGAAGGTGTAAGCAAAGACGTTTCTCTTTATATTGGAAATGGGTATACAAAGGGTCATGCAGAAATTGCAATTAACGAACTCAGAGAATCTAAAGTTCTTAGAGAAATTTTTGAAAAAAGATATGCTTAA
- a CDS encoding PucR family transcriptional regulator: protein MALTIKNLFSLGTLKGIELLTDEGGANNEITWVNIMEILDELSYLQKGELLLTTGYRLEDRNLNNDLIKMLKSKGLAGIGIQTGYYLDDIPKYIIEDGKKYKFPVFKIPSDLSFSVIMHVVLRNAYNIDIKYEGYSKQNILDSLRKGEDIKSESSIQLAKKLQLSLTSKLCLLLLSIVNIYDMVITESTMISIVNRIRSYFHDNRNSTLIEVSGDKVMFIVACEEEFSAHDLSVDLMEILKDIYKENKNYILTIGASNIFGDVNNLDRAYQEAISSLSTLGKIKVKRGVCFYNHIGIFKTLGLINSDKYVLNLLQEKIEALVEYDKVHNTNYYNTLKAFVDKEFNINYAAQKLYIHRHTLKNRLEKINKLCGIDFNDYYYRLSLSLAIYCHDLFS, encoded by the coding sequence TTGGCATTAACAATTAAAAACTTATTTAGTCTTGGGACACTTAAAGGAATAGAGCTTTTGACAGATGAAGGAGGTGCAAATAATGAAATAACCTGGGTGAATATAATGGAAATACTGGACGAGCTTAGTTACTTGCAAAAAGGAGAGCTTCTATTAACGACTGGGTATAGGCTAGAGGATAGAAACTTAAACAATGATTTAATAAAGATGCTTAAGTCTAAAGGTCTTGCGGGAATAGGTATACAAACAGGATATTATCTAGATGATATACCCAAGTATATAATAGAAGATGGAAAAAAGTATAAGTTTCCTGTATTTAAAATTCCATCAGATTTAAGCTTTTCGGTGATAATGCATGTGGTACTTAGAAATGCCTATAACATAGATATAAAATATGAGGGATATTCTAAACAGAATATATTAGACAGTTTAAGGAAGGGAGAAGATATAAAAAGTGAAAGTAGTATTCAGCTTGCAAAAAAGCTGCAGTTAAGTCTTACCTCTAAGTTGTGTTTGTTATTATTATCTATTGTAAATATATATGATATGGTTATAACTGAAAGTACAATGATAAGCATAGTAAATAGAATTAGAAGCTATTTTCACGATAATAGAAATTCAACGTTAATAGAAGTATCAGGAGACAAGGTTATGTTTATAGTAGCTTGTGAGGAGGAATTTTCTGCACATGATTTGAGTGTAGATTTAATGGAGATTTTAAAAGACATATATAAAGAGAATAAAAATTATATTTTGACAATAGGTGCAAGTAATATATTTGGTGATGTTAATAATTTAGATAGGGCGTATCAAGAAGCAATCTCAAGTCTTTCAACTTTAGGTAAAATAAAAGTGAAAAGAGGAGTGTGTTTTTACAATCATATTGGAATATTTAAAACACTTGGATTAATTAATTCAGATAAGTATGTTTTAAACTTACTTCAAGAAAAAATAGAAGCGCTTGTAGAATATGATAAGGTGCATAATACGAATTACTATAATACACTAAAAGCCTTTGTAGATAAGGAATTTAATATTAATTATGCAGCACAAAAGCTATATATTCACAGACATACGCTTAAAAATAGATTAGAAAAAATAAATAAGTTATGCGGTATAGATTTTAATGATTATTACTATAGATTAAGTTTGTCCTTAGCTATATATTGCCATGATCTGTTTTCATGA
- the ablA gene encoding lysine 2,3-aminomutase, with product MNKSRRQELFKDVPDSDWNDWSWQLKNRIETIEKLKKYINLTTEEEEGAKRCLKKLKMAITPYYLSLIDPKDEFDPIRKQAIPTIDELHVVEGDLTDPLHEDGDSPVPGLTHRYPDRVLMLITNQCSMYCRHCTRRRFAGHTDKCLSMSQIDKCIDYVAKTPAIRDVLLSGGDALLVNDDVLEYIIKKLRAIKHVEIIRIGSRVPVVMPQRITPELLSMLKKYHPIWINTHFNHPNEITKESKKACEMIADAGIPLGNQSVLLRGVNDCVHVMRKLVNELVRIRVRPYYIYQCDLSIGLSHFRTPVSKGIEIIEGLRGHTSGYCVPTFVVDAPGGGGKIPVMPNYVISQSNDKVILRNFEGVITTYKEPERYISECHCEYCRGNKKVHEIGISGLLSGEKITIETGGMERKLRSKKLPEKIEKNDIDV from the coding sequence ATGAATAAAAGCAGGAGACAAGAACTTTTTAAAGATGTACCAGATAGTGATTGGAATGATTGGAGTTGGCAACTAAAAAATAGAATTGAGACAATAGAAAAGCTAAAAAAATATATAAACCTCACTACTGAAGAAGAAGAGGGCGCAAAAAGATGTCTTAAAAAACTTAAGATGGCAATAACCCCTTATTATCTTTCATTAATAGATCCAAAGGATGAATTTGATCCTATAAGGAAACAAGCAATTCCAACTATAGATGAACTTCATGTGGTGGAGGGTGATCTCACTGATCCACTTCACGAGGATGGTGATTCTCCAGTTCCCGGACTTACTCACAGATATCCCGATAGAGTTCTTATGCTTATAACAAACCAATGTTCTATGTACTGTAGACACTGTACTAGAAGACGTTTTGCTGGACATACAGATAAATGTCTTTCTATGTCCCAAATTGATAAATGCATTGACTATGTAGCTAAAACCCCTGCCATCCGTGATGTACTTTTATCTGGTGGAGATGCACTTCTAGTTAATGATGATGTGCTAGAGTATATTATAAAAAAATTAAGAGCAATAAAACATGTTGAAATAATAAGGATAGGCTCAAGGGTACCTGTTGTTATGCCTCAAAGAATAACTCCAGAGCTTTTATCGATGCTTAAAAAGTATCACCCAATATGGATCAATACACATTTCAACCATCCAAATGAAATTACTAAAGAATCTAAAAAAGCTTGTGAAATGATAGCTGACGCTGGTATACCTCTTGGAAATCAGTCGGTGCTTTTAAGAGGAGTAAATGATTGTGTCCATGTTATGAGAAAACTTGTAAATGAACTTGTTAGAATTAGAGTAAGACCTTACTATATATATCAATGCGATCTCTCAATAGGACTAAGCCATTTTAGAACACCTGTATCTAAAGGAATTGAGATTATTGAGGGCCTACGTGGCCATACTTCGGGCTATTGCGTACCAACTTTTGTTGTTGATGCTCCTGGCGGCGGTGGCAAAATACCCGTAATGCCAAACTATGTTATAAGCCAAAGTAATGACAAAGTTATACTCAGAAACTTTGAAGGCGTTATAACCACCTACAAAGAGCCTGAAAGATACATTTCCGAGTGTCATTGTGAATATTGCCGTGGTAATAAAAAGGTTCATGAAATAGGTATATCTGGGCTTTTAAGTGGAGAAAAAATCACCATAGAAACCGGTGGAATGGAAAGAAAGCTTCGATCAAAAAAGCTTCCAGAGAAAATTGAAAAGAACGATATAGATGTATAA
- a CDS encoding LuxR C-terminal-related transcriptional regulator translates to MNSNLSLIKTKFVIPSPRKNYIRRTDLTNELSNLYDYKLIVIKGPAGSGKSTLVSSFIKEKKITDVKWINLDESNNELYSFFSYLISALSPYLEAKANTLISSLSCMTKQEDIFEVISFLVNEISSYKKSITLVFDDYHYIKDHFLNSTLERLIKYSPVNIHYIFITRESLPMYLGDLRIKNEILEIDENKLKFSEIECSDFINSTLNSSLDPSDISKIFNISEGWIGGIQLTSLAFKNSKNLSIKVLNKYVVDYLTEEILKSLSKPEKDFLIKTSILNYFNSTLCNELLQIEHSSEIIESLLNKNLFIITLDEEEGLFRYHHLFKEFLNTNFNKLPQNIRKEFHLKAYTSLKNSGDISEAILQLIKIKDYEKASSEIEKNIEDASCTSLIRLLPLNTLINSNELIIQKMFYHYSNMQIDECKNIISYLENLESTELKALANVFKLYVYDFCNSMTLEDLNIVKNFKLSDITKAILYLNISPAFMIQGEYDKILYYAKESDKIATKYNIVFLSVFSKCLIASILEEQGKLSDTLKVYNDLNTLIVENKFMSGFKFMVYLGVAGIHMKKYDLENTEKFLNLSLSGLNLNYSFISRAILYNLMELHFLKGDLKEGNITKKNLVDNHLNSHSLLPCQIHSAKLKYILPQDKYELDELSEYRLLVEKKLSESHTYLTPEDNVVYARALFILGEKEKALIILDKTLEYCRHFSILIHLVEGLIIKALILKENPKTDKRELFNVLREALYYGIESEYLRAFVVEGEKILKIIKLLQNDAAITLTKKEKNFIDKIYSFIAPSTDCLLSQRELEVLKVLCNGSSNKEIASILNISLSTVKTHMINIYSKLQVSNRVQAVEKAKELNLLQR, encoded by the coding sequence ATGAATAGTAATTTAAGTTTAATAAAAACAAAATTTGTTATACCTTCTCCTAGAAAAAACTATATAAGAAGAACAGACCTTACAAATGAATTAAGTAATTTATATGATTACAAGCTTATAGTTATAAAGGGTCCTGCTGGAAGTGGTAAATCTACACTAGTATCCTCTTTTATAAAAGAAAAGAAAATTACTGATGTAAAATGGATAAACCTAGATGAAAGCAATAATGAACTTTATTCCTTTTTTAGTTATCTTATTTCAGCCCTGTCTCCATATCTTGAAGCTAAAGCAAATACTTTAATAAGTTCATTAAGCTGTATGACTAAACAGGAGGATATCTTTGAAGTAATATCTTTCTTAGTAAATGAAATTTCTTCTTATAAAAAATCTATTACCCTTGTATTTGATGATTATCACTATATCAAAGACCATTTTTTAAACTCTACCCTAGAGAGACTTATAAAATACTCTCCAGTCAATATTCACTATATTTTCATTACAAGAGAAAGTCTACCCATGTATCTAGGAGATCTCCGGATTAAAAATGAAATTTTAGAAATAGATGAGAATAAGTTGAAATTTTCAGAAATAGAATGCTCAGATTTTATAAACAGTACACTAAATAGCTCTCTTGATCCTTCTGATATCTCTAAAATTTTCAATATTTCAGAAGGCTGGATTGGAGGAATACAGCTAACCTCCTTGGCCTTCAAAAATAGTAAAAATCTTTCCATAAAGGTATTGAACAAATACGTAGTTGATTATCTTACAGAAGAAATCTTAAAAAGTCTTAGTAAACCCGAAAAAGACTTTTTAATAAAAACTTCTATTTTGAATTATTTTAACTCCACTCTCTGTAATGAACTTCTACAAATAGAACATTCTAGCGAAATAATAGAATCTCTTTTAAATAAAAATCTGTTTATAATAACTTTAGACGAGGAAGAAGGTCTATTTAGATATCATCACCTTTTTAAAGAATTCTTGAATACTAATTTCAATAAGCTACCCCAAAATATAAGAAAAGAATTTCACTTAAAGGCTTATACTTCTTTAAAAAACAGCGGTGATATTAGTGAAGCTATTCTTCAGCTAATTAAAATAAAAGACTACGAAAAAGCCTCTTCTGAAATAGAAAAAAATATTGAAGATGCCAGCTGCACGTCCCTAATTAGGCTACTGCCACTAAATACTTTAATTAATAGCAATGAGCTTATTATCCAAAAGATGTTTTATCATTATTCCAACATGCAAATTGATGAGTGTAAGAATATTATAAGTTATTTAGAGAATTTAGAAAGCACTGAACTCAAGGCCCTTGCAAATGTATTTAAACTATATGTATATGATTTTTGTAATTCTATGACCCTTGAAGATTTAAATATCGTTAAAAACTTTAAGCTAAGTGATATTACAAAAGCAATATTATATTTAAATATCTCACCAGCCTTTATGATTCAAGGAGAATATGACAAGATTTTATATTATGCTAAGGAAAGTGATAAAATAGCTACAAAATATAACATTGTATTTTTAAGTGTATTTTCTAAATGTCTAATAGCTTCTATACTAGAAGAACAGGGTAAGCTTTCTGATACCTTAAAGGTATATAATGATTTAAATACCTTAATAGTTGAAAATAAATTTATGAGTGGTTTTAAATTCATGGTGTACTTAGGTGTCGCCGGAATTCATATGAAAAAATATGATCTAGAAAACACCGAAAAATTTTTAAATCTCTCTTTAAGTGGCCTTAATCTAAACTATTCTTTTATAAGTAGAGCCATACTTTACAACTTAATGGAATTGCATTTTTTAAAAGGAGACCTTAAGGAAGGTAACATAACTAAAAAAAATTTGGTAGATAATCATTTGAATTCCCACTCTCTTTTACCTTGTCAAATTCACTCTGCCAAACTTAAATACATTTTACCACAAGACAAATATGAGTTAGATGAATTAAGTGAATATAGGCTTTTAGTTGAAAAAAAATTAAGTGAATCACATACTTATTTAACACCAGAAGATAACGTTGTTTATGCAAGAGCACTCTTTATTCTTGGTGAAAAAGAAAAGGCACTTATTATTCTAGATAAAACACTAGAATATTGTAGACACTTCTCAATATTAATTCACCTTGTAGAAGGTCTTATAATTAAAGCTCTAATTTTAAAAGAGAACCCCAAAACCGATAAAAGAGAATTGTTTAATGTTTTAAGAGAAGCTCTTTATTACGGTATTGAAAGTGAGTATTTAAGAGCTTTTGTTGTTGAAGGAGAAAAAATCTTAAAAATAATTAAACTTCTTCAAAACGATGCAGCTATAACTCTAACAAAAAAGGAGAAAAACTTCATTGATAAAATATACAGTTTTATAGCTCCTAGCACGGATTGCCTCTTAAGCCAACGTGAACTTGAGGTTCTTAAAGTTCTTTGTAATGGAAGTTCCAATAAAGAAATTGCCAGCATTCTAAATATTTCTCTTTCTACTGTAAAAACACATATGATAAATATATATTCAAAGCTGCAGGTATCAAACAGAGTTCAAGCTGTAGAAAAGGCTAAAGAACTTAACCTTTTGCAAAGATAA
- a CDS encoding 3-keto-5-aminohexanoate cleavage protein produces the protein MEKLIITAAICGAEVTKKQNPNIPYSIDEIAKEAKLAYDAGASIIHLHVREDDGTPTQNIERFRASISAIKKLCPEVIIEPSTGGATYMSKDERLSPVFLKPEIASLDCGTCNFGMNDIFVNTEATIRYFAKKMIEANVKPEIEVFDKGMIDTALKLYSEGLLKDNLHFNFVMGVRGAIDASLLNLAFMSHSIPSNSTYTVTGIGKYQFKMAAMAIASGGHVRVGLEDNIYIEKGILAKSNGELVEKTANLSKEIGREIATPKEARKILNL, from the coding sequence ATGGAAAAGTTAATAATTACTGCTGCAATATGTGGCGCTGAGGTAACAAAAAAGCAAAATCCCAATATTCCGTATTCTATAGATGAAATTGCAAAAGAAGCAAAACTAGCTTATGACGCTGGAGCAAGCATTATACACCTCCATGTGAGAGAAGACGATGGTACTCCAACTCAAAATATAGAAAGATTTAGAGCTTCAATTTCAGCTATAAAAAAGCTGTGTCCTGAAGTTATAATAGAGCCTTCTACTGGTGGAGCTACTTATATGTCTAAAGATGAAAGACTAAGTCCTGTCTTCTTAAAACCTGAAATAGCCAGTTTAGACTGTGGTACTTGTAATTTCGGCATGAATGACATTTTTGTGAATACAGAAGCCACCATAAGATACTTTGCAAAAAAAATGATAGAAGCTAACGTTAAACCAGAAATAGAAGTGTTTGATAAGGGCATGATTGATACTGCTTTAAAACTCTACTCAGAAGGTCTTTTAAAAGATAATTTGCATTTTAATTTTGTAATGGGTGTGCGCGGTGCAATAGATGCTAGTTTACTTAACTTAGCCTTTATGTCTCATAGTATCCCTTCTAATTCCACCTACACTGTAACTGGTATTGGAAAATATCAATTTAAAATGGCCGCAATGGCTATAGCTTCTGGTGGACATGTACGTGTTGGTCTCGAAGACAACATTTACATAGAAAAAGGTATTCTTGCAAAGTCAAATGGTGAACTGGTTGAAAAGACAGCTAACTTATCAAAAGAAATAGGTAGAGAAATAGCAACACCTAAGGAAGCAAGAAAAATTTTGAACTTATAA